A single region of the Triticum dicoccoides isolate Atlit2015 ecotype Zavitan chromosome 2B, WEW_v2.0, whole genome shotgun sequence genome encodes:
- the LOC119365284 gene encoding NADH-ubiquinone oxidoreductase chain 2-like, protein MWAPDIYEGSPTPVTAFLSIAPKISISTNMSRVSIVASYGGTLQQIFFFCSIASMILGALAAMAQTKVKRPLAHSSIGHVGYIRTGFSCGTIEGIQSLLIGIFIYASMTIDEFAIVPALRQTRVKYIADLGALAKTNPISAMTFSITMFSYAGIPPLAGFCSKFYLFFAALGCGAYFLAPVGVVTSVIGRWAAGRLP, encoded by the coding sequence ATGTGGGCACCTGATATCTATGAGGGTTCACCCACCCCGGTGACAGCATTCCTTTCTATTGCGCCTAAAATCTCTATTTCTACAAATATGTcacgtgtttctattgttgcttccTATGGGGGTACATTACAACAAATCTTCTTTTTCTGCAGCATTGCTTCTATGATCTTAGGAGCACTGGCCGCCATGGCCCAAACGAAAGTCAAAAGACCTCTAGCTCATAGTTCAATTGGACATGTAGGTTATATTCGTACTGGTTTCTCATGTGGAACCATAGAAGGAATTCAATCACTACTAATTGGTATATTTATTTATGCATCAATGACGATAGATGAATTCGCCATAGTTCCAGCATTACGGCAAACCCGTGTCAAATATATAGCGGATTTGGGCGCTCTAGCCAAAACGAATCCTATTTCGGCTATGACCTTCTCCATTACAATGTTCTCATACGCAGGAATACCCCCGTTAGCCGGCTTTTGTAGCAAATTCTATTTGTTCTTCGCCGCTTTGGGTTGTGGGGCTTACTTCCTAGCCCCAGTGGGAGTAGTGACTAGCGTTATAGGTCGTTGGGCGGCCGGAAGGTTGCCATGA